In Prescottella soli, a genomic segment contains:
- a CDS encoding GlcG/HbpS family heme-binding protein: protein MNTSRRLPRALAITIPAAALLVATACGSTEDAAAASTTTEVAPAAVSAQKPGDAEKGTVTANRLSVATAGRAAQAALAKCQADGLGFVTVSVVDRFGNVQAMLRGDNAAQHTVEASRAKGYTAAAFGANTSDLAGRVKGDGPTIADLPGTLFLAGGVSVKVGNASIAGIGVGGAPDGNADQACAAAGLAEIAGSLQ, encoded by the coding sequence ATGAACACCTCCCGTCGCCTGCCCCGCGCCCTCGCGATCACCATCCCCGCCGCGGCACTCCTGGTCGCGACGGCCTGCGGATCCACCGAGGACGCCGCGGCCGCCTCGACCACCACCGAGGTGGCCCCCGCCGCGGTGTCCGCGCAGAAGCCCGGCGACGCCGAGAAGGGCACCGTCACGGCCAACCGCCTGTCGGTGGCGACCGCCGGCCGCGCCGCGCAGGCCGCGCTCGCCAAGTGCCAGGCCGACGGCCTCGGCTTCGTCACCGTGTCCGTCGTGGACCGGTTCGGCAACGTCCAGGCCATGCTCCGCGGCGACAACGCGGCCCAGCACACCGTCGAGGCCTCGCGGGCCAAGGGTTACACCGCGGCCGCGTTCGGCGCGAACACGTCCGACCTCGCCGGCCGCGTCAAGGGCGACGGCCCGACGATCGCCGACTTGCCCGGCACCCTGTTCCTGGCCGGTGGTGTGAGCGTCAAGGTGGGCAACGCGTCCATCGCCGGCATCGGCGTCGGCGGCGCACCCGACGGCAACGC
- a CDS encoding sensor histidine kinase, which translates to MQDDEGNTAFRGPLGLAIHLSFCVLLAASTARYLTYHGVSGRWLVVAALIVVLAALYAVVVVQSRRGAAWQPWVWPVLTSWVALVWLAPSFAWTAFPIFFLCTRAFPRWAAYQIVAALAVFAGIEFASFSGRTEWAVLLAPLCTGALIVLAYGQVERDSAERERLLGELVEAKSRLAETEREAGVLSERERLAREIHDTVTQGLTSALLHLEAADEVWERSGQRSRDEVRTATASLRENLVETRNLVHYLSSPDLETQSLDAALLAAVRGYVPSAQLRVIGEPVGLPSDVEHALLRIVQSAASNIRRHAQAQTVGVTLTYLPDAVALDVFDDGVGFVVGETGGFGLPAMRQRVEALGGTFSVESAPGEGTVVAAQIPAGGAS; encoded by the coding sequence ATGCAGGATGACGAGGGCAATACCGCCTTTCGCGGGCCGCTCGGGCTCGCGATCCACCTCTCGTTCTGCGTGCTGCTCGCGGCGTCGACGGCCCGCTACCTGACCTATCACGGGGTGAGCGGACGCTGGCTGGTGGTCGCGGCCCTGATCGTCGTGCTGGCCGCGCTGTACGCGGTGGTCGTGGTGCAGTCCCGGCGCGGCGCCGCGTGGCAGCCGTGGGTGTGGCCGGTGCTGACGTCGTGGGTGGCGCTGGTGTGGCTGGCGCCGAGCTTCGCGTGGACGGCGTTCCCGATCTTCTTCCTGTGCACGCGTGCCTTCCCGCGTTGGGCGGCGTACCAGATCGTCGCCGCGCTCGCGGTGTTCGCCGGCATCGAGTTCGCCTCGTTCAGCGGCCGCACCGAGTGGGCGGTGCTGCTGGCGCCGCTGTGCACCGGTGCGCTCATCGTGCTCGCGTACGGGCAGGTGGAGCGCGACAGCGCCGAGCGCGAACGCCTGCTCGGCGAGCTGGTCGAGGCCAAGTCGCGGCTCGCCGAGACCGAACGGGAGGCCGGGGTACTGTCCGAGCGCGAGCGTCTCGCGCGGGAGATCCACGACACCGTTACACAGGGCCTCACCAGCGCGCTGCTGCACCTCGAGGCAGCCGACGAGGTGTGGGAGCGGTCCGGGCAGCGGTCCCGCGACGAGGTGCGCACCGCGACGGCGTCGCTGCGCGAGAACCTGGTCGAGACCCGCAACCTGGTCCACTACCTCAGCTCGCCCGACCTCGAGACCCAGTCGCTGGACGCGGCCCTGCTCGCCGCCGTCCGCGGGTACGTGCCGTCGGCGCAGCTGCGGGTGATCGGCGAGCCGGTCGGGCTGCCGTCGGACGTCGAGCACGCGCTGCTGCGGATCGTGCAGAGCGCGGCGTCGAACATCCGCCGGCACGCGCAGGCGCAGACTGTGGGGGTGACCCTGACGTATCTGCCCGACGCCGTCGCCCTGGACGTGTTCGACGACGGTGTCGGCTTCGTCGTCGGCGAGACGGGCGGGTTCGGGCTCCCGGCGATGCGCCAGCGCGTCGAGGCCCTCGGCGGCACGTTCTCGGTGGAGAGCGCGCCCGGTGAGGGCACCGTCGTGGCGGCGCAGATCCCGGCCGGCGGCGCGTCGTGA
- a CDS encoding response regulator transcription factor: protein MISVLLVDDHLVVRAGLRALLDSQPDIEVTGEADTGEDALTMAAERTPDVVMMDLALGAGIDGVEAIRRIRAARSDQPVLVFTTYDTDADVVRALDAGAIGYLLKDSAPQDIFGAIRGAVAGRSVLSPPVASRVLDRMRRPDQALTAREAELLSLLAEGLTNKELGKRLFISEATVKTHLAHIYAKLGVDSRAAAVSIALRREGIR, encoded by the coding sequence GTGATCTCGGTGCTGCTGGTCGACGACCATCTCGTGGTGCGGGCGGGGTTGCGGGCACTGCTGGATTCGCAGCCTGACATCGAGGTGACCGGCGAGGCCGACACCGGTGAGGACGCCCTCACGATGGCCGCGGAGCGCACCCCGGACGTGGTGATGATGGATCTGGCGCTCGGCGCGGGAATCGATGGCGTGGAGGCGATCCGACGGATTCGTGCGGCACGGTCCGATCAACCGGTGCTGGTGTTCACCACCTACGACACCGACGCCGACGTGGTGCGCGCGCTCGACGCCGGAGCGATCGGCTATCTGCTGAAGGACTCTGCACCGCAGGACATCTTCGGCGCGATCCGCGGGGCGGTGGCGGGCCGCAGCGTGCTGTCGCCGCCGGTGGCGTCACGGGTGCTGGACCGGATGCGGCGCCCCGATCAGGCGCTGACGGCCCGCGAGGCCGAGTTGCTGAGCCTGCTGGCGGAGGGGTTGACGAACAAGGAACTCGGCAAGCGGTTGTTCATCAGCGAGGCGACGGTGAAGACTCACCTGGCGCACATCTACGCTAAGCTCGGCGTCGACTCGCGGGCCGCCGCGGTCTCGATCGCCTTGCGGCGGGAAGGGATTCGATGA
- a CDS encoding PadR family transcriptional regulator, with product MRNMNHRRGPEQMHGHPAWAEEMGRQRRHHRPFDGEDPRMRGGRGRGHGGPRGRGGPRRAGRGDVRAAVLLLLQEDSMYGYQLMQTITDRTNGAWRPSAGAIYPTLQQLEDEGLVRTTAEGGRKLVTLTDSGREYVEQNAESWGDPFAFAGSGTDLRGPLHDLHAAARQVQTSGDAAQLAAAEKVLTDARRALYLILAGDEGDQTEAADPEA from the coding sequence ATGAGGAACATGAATCACCGGCGAGGGCCGGAACAGATGCACGGACACCCTGCCTGGGCTGAGGAGATGGGCCGGCAGCGCCGCCACCACCGCCCGTTCGACGGCGAGGATCCCCGCATGCGAGGTGGTCGCGGTCGTGGACACGGCGGACCCCGTGGACGCGGAGGGCCGCGCCGAGCGGGTCGCGGCGACGTCCGCGCAGCCGTCCTGCTTCTGCTGCAGGAGGACTCGATGTACGGCTATCAGCTGATGCAGACCATCACCGACCGGACCAACGGCGCCTGGCGTCCCAGCGCCGGCGCGATCTACCCCACCCTCCAGCAGTTGGAGGACGAGGGCCTGGTGCGGACGACCGCCGAGGGTGGCCGCAAGCTCGTCACGCTCACCGACTCCGGTCGCGAGTACGTCGAGCAGAACGCCGAATCCTGGGGCGACCCATTCGCATTCGCGGGATCGGGAACGGATCTGCGCGGCCCCCTGCACGATCTGCACGCCGCCGCCCGCCAGGTCCAGACCTCCGGAGACGCCGCCCAACTCGCGGCGGCCGAGAAGGTGCTCACCGACGCCCGACGCGCGCTGTACCTGATCCTGGCCGGCGACGAGGGGGACCAGACCGAGGCCGCGGACCCGGAGGCGTGA
- a CDS encoding DUF3558 domain-containing protein yields MRSLGRWGVPALAAVGALVLVGCGSTSVEGQATTPTPEQGEPVFDPCTVPDDVLRTVGVDPASSRRDIVGVKQPGWSLCGWNDPDVSFFVTIFATGMPLDAILANERTVDPVPVDLAGRDAFTIREKSDTRNEHCDVLVTAGPDTVMLRTSFAKGLPPSESPCPQAIKNAQLLEPSLPR; encoded by the coding sequence GTGAGGTCACTGGGGCGGTGGGGTGTTCCTGCTCTTGCAGCAGTTGGAGCGCTGGTTCTGGTCGGGTGCGGTTCGACGAGCGTCGAGGGGCAAGCGACTACCCCGACGCCGGAGCAAGGTGAGCCCGTCTTCGATCCATGTACCGTCCCCGACGACGTTCTGCGCACGGTCGGGGTCGATCCGGCGTCGTCGAGACGAGACATCGTTGGCGTCAAGCAGCCCGGTTGGAGTCTGTGCGGTTGGAACGACCCGGACGTTTCGTTCTTCGTCACGATCTTCGCCACCGGAATGCCTCTCGACGCGATCCTCGCTAATGAGCGCACGGTCGATCCCGTCCCGGTCGATCTCGCCGGACGCGACGCGTTCACCATCCGCGAGAAGTCCGATACCCGCAACGAGCACTGCGATGTCCTGGTCACCGCAGGCCCGGACACCGTGATGCTCCGAACCAGTTTCGCCAAGGGGCTGCCGCCGTCCGAGAGCCCGTGCCCTCAGGCGATCAAGAACGCACAGCTACTCGAACCGTCCCTGCCCCGCTGA
- a CDS encoding DUF3558 family protein, translating to MKNVGRHAVAAAIAVIALAGCGSTSVEGQAETTKPQAGEPAFDPCSIPDEALRAAGVDPASESRDILGVKQPGWNLCDWGGDGSAITVFVTAQGLDDVRANGRFTNFTPVELDGREAFTFREVTDKRNEYCDVVFTSGTDTVMVKSGYFTGRTPPEGPCPRAVKNAQILAPSIPH from the coding sequence ATGAAGAACGTGGGACGACACGCCGTTGCGGCCGCCATCGCCGTCATTGCCTTGGCGGGATGCGGATCGACGAGTGTCGAAGGGCAGGCCGAGACGACGAAACCGCAGGCCGGGGAGCCGGCGTTCGATCCGTGCAGCATTCCGGACGAGGCGTTGCGGGCGGCGGGGGTGGATCCTGCGTCTGAATCCCGGGACATTCTGGGCGTGAAGCAGCCAGGCTGGAATCTGTGCGACTGGGGCGGTGACGGTTCAGCGATCACCGTATTCGTCACGGCGCAGGGCCTCGACGATGTCCGCGCAAATGGCCGCTTTACAAACTTCACCCCGGTAGAACTGGACGGCCGCGAAGCCTTCACCTTCCGCGAGGTGACCGACAAGCGCAACGAGTATTGCGATGTCGTCTTCACATCCGGAACCGACACCGTGATGGTCAAGTCGGGCTATTTCACCGGAAGGACGCCACCCGAAGGCCCGTGCCCCCGCGCGGTTAAAAACGCCCAGATCCTCGCTCCATCGATCCCCCACTGA